The following coding sequences are from one Phyllostomus discolor isolate MPI-MPIP mPhyDis1 chromosome 11, mPhyDis1.pri.v3, whole genome shotgun sequence window:
- the LOC118497286 gene encoding rho guanine nucleotide exchange factor 4-like isoform X2, which yields MDDQELGFKAGDVVEVMDATNREWWWGRGADGEGWFPAGFVRLRVNQDEPSDEAALRPGAGGAEDGGAGAQSSSRDQMRTNVIREILSTERDYIKHLRDICEGYLRQCRRRADMFSEEQLRTIFGNIEDIYRCHSAFVQALERRFDPERPHLSELGACFLEHQAHFQIYSDYCNNHPSACLELSRLARLSKYTYFFEACRLLQRMIDISLDGFLLTPVQKICQYPLQLAELLKYTHPQHRDFKDVEAALDAMKKVARLINERKRRLENVDKIAQWQSAVEGWEGEDLLARSSELIHSGELTLVSQPPQARSQQRVFFLFDHQLVYCKKDLLRRDVLYYKGRVDLEGLEVVDVGDCKDRDLHVSVKHAFRLRCGPAGESLLLCARKPEQKQRWLQAFAREREQVRLDQETGFSITEGQRKQAMLKASKLQAAGKPKALGRPYYLTRQKPLALPTSPPRQQALVLTEPKRKPSTFWHSISRLAPFRK from the exons ATGGACGACCAGGAGCTGGGCTTCAAGGCTGGGGACGTCGTGGAAGTGATGGACGCCACCAacagggagtggtggtggggccGCGGGGCCGACGGCGAGGGCTGGTTTCCGGCCGGCTTCGTGCGG CTGCGGGTGAACCAGGACGAGCCCTCGGACGAGGCGGCGCTGCGGCCCGGGGCCGGCGGGGCGGAGGACGGCGGGGCGGGCGCgcagagcagcagcagggacCAGATGCGCACCAACGTCATCCGGGAGATCCTCAGCACCGAGCGCGACTACATCAAGCACCTGCGCGACATCTGCGAG GGCTACCTCAGGCAGTGCCGCAGGCGCGCCGACATGTTCAGCGAGGAGCAGCTGCGCACCATCTTCGGGAACATCGAGGACATCTACCGATGCCACTCGGCCTTCGTGCAGGCGCTGGAGCGGAGGTTCGACCCGGAGCGCCCGCACCTGAGCGAGCTGGGCGCCTGCTTCCTGGAGCAC CAAGCGCACTTCCAGATCTACTCCGACTACTGCAACAACCACCCCAGCGCCTGCCTGGAGCTCTCGCGGCTCGCCAGGCTCAGCAAGTACACCTACTTCTTCGAGGCCTGCCGGCTGCTGCAGAGGATGATCGACATCTCGCTGGACGGCTTCCTGCTGACGCCGGTGCAGAAGATCTGCCAGTACCCGCTGCAGCTGGCCGAGCTGCTCAAGTACACGCACCCCCAGCACCG GGACTTCAAAGACGTGGAAGCCGCCTTGGACGCCATGAAGAAGGTGGCCCGGCTCATCAACGAGCGGAAACGGAGGCTTGAGAACGTGGACAAGATCGCCCAGTGGCAGAGCGCCGTGGAGGGCTGGGAG GGGGAAGACCTCCTGGCCCGGAGCTCGGAGCTCATCCACTCGGGGGAGCTGACGCTGGTCTCGCAGCCGCCGCAAGCCAGGAGCCAACAGAGGGTGTTCTTCCTCTTCGACCACCAGCTCGTCTACTGCAAGAAG GACCTTCTCCGCCGGGACGTGCTGTACTACAAGGGCCGGGTGGACCTGGAGGGCCTGGAGGTGGTGGACGTGGGGGACTGCAAGGACAGGGACCTGCACGTGAGCGTCAAGCACGCCTTCCGGCTGCGCTGCGGCCCCGCGGGCGAGAGCCTCCTGCTGTGCGCCCGGAAGccggagcagaagcagcgctggCTGCAGGCCTTTGCCCGGGAGCGGGAGCAGGTGCGGCTGGACCAGGAGACAG gcttCTCCATCACCGAGGGGCAGAGGAAGCAGGCCATGCTGAAGGCCAGCAAACTGCAGGCGGCCGGGAAGCCCAAAG CCCTCGGCCGGCCCTACTACCTGACGCGCCAGaagcccctggccctgcccaccagcCCGCCCCGGCAGCAGGCCCTGGTGCTGACCGAGCCCAAGCGGAAGCCGTCCACCTTCTGGCACAGCATCTCCCGGCTGGCCCCCTTCCGCAAGTGA
- the FAM168B gene encoding myelin-associated neurite-outgrowth inhibitor isoform X2, which yields MKNGEAADCGSCNPVPGVMNPVYSPGSSGLPYASAKGVGYPAGFPMGYAAAAPAYSPSVYPGASPAFQTGYAPGTPYKVSCSPTSGAVPPYSSSPAPYQTAVYPVRSAYPQQSPYAQGTFYTQPLYAAPPHVIHHTTVVQPNGMPATVYPAPIPPPRGSGVAMGMVAGTTMAMSAGTLLTAHSPTPVAPHPVTVPTYRGPGTPTYSYVPPQW from the exons ATGAAAAACGGGGAAGCAGCGGATTGTGGTTCCTGTAACCCAG TTCCGGGAGTCATGAATCCTGTGTACAGCCCTGGCTCCTCCGGGCTTCCCTATGCCAGCGCTAAAGGAGTCGGCTACCCAG CCGGCTTCCCCATGGGCTACGCAGCGGCGGCTCCTGCCTACTCCCCCAGCGTGTACCCCGGGGCGAGCCCGGCCTTCCAGACAG GCTACGCCCCTGGCACGCCGTACAAAGTGTCCTGCTCCCCCACCAGCGGGGCGGTGCCGCCCTactcctcctcccccgccccctacCAGACGGCGGTGTACCCCGTGCGGAGCGCCTACCCCCAGCAGAGCCCCTATGCACAG GGCACCTTCTACACCCAGCCCCTGTACGCGGCGCCCCCGCACGTCATCCACCACACCACCGTGGTGCAGCCCAACGGCATGCCAGCGACCGTGTACCCTGCGCCCATCCCTCCTCCGCGAGGCAGCGGGGTCGCCATGGGCATGGTGGCCGGGACCACGATGGCCATGTCAGCAG GTACCCTGCTGACGGCCCACTCCCCGACTCCCGTCGCCCCCCACCCAGTCACCGTGCCCACGTACCGGGGTCCAGGAACGCCCACCTACAGCTACGTGCCTCCGCAGTGGTGA
- the FAM168B gene encoding myelin-associated neurite-outgrowth inhibitor isoform X3 — MNPVYSPGSSGLPYASAKGVGYPAGFPMGYAAAAPAYSPSVYPGASPAFQTGYAPGTPYKVSCSPTSGAVPPYSSSPAPYQTAVYPVRSAYPQQSPYAQQGTFYTQPLYAAPPHVIHHTTVVQPNGMPATVYPAPIPPPRGSGVAMGMVAGTTMAMSAGTLLTAHSPTPVAPHPVTVPTYRGPGTPTYSYVPPQW; from the exons ATGAATCCTGTGTACAGCCCTGGCTCCTCCGGGCTTCCCTATGCCAGCGCTAAAGGAGTCGGCTACCCAG CCGGCTTCCCCATGGGCTACGCAGCGGCGGCTCCTGCCTACTCCCCCAGCGTGTACCCCGGGGCGAGCCCGGCCTTCCAGACAG GCTACGCCCCTGGCACGCCGTACAAAGTGTCCTGCTCCCCCACCAGCGGGGCGGTGCCGCCCTactcctcctcccccgccccctacCAGACGGCGGTGTACCCCGTGCGGAGCGCCTACCCCCAGCAGAGCCCCTATGCACAG CAGGGCACCTTCTACACCCAGCCCCTGTACGCGGCGCCCCCGCACGTCATCCACCACACCACCGTGGTGCAGCCCAACGGCATGCCAGCGACCGTGTACCCTGCGCCCATCCCTCCTCCGCGAGGCAGCGGGGTCGCCATGGGCATGGTGGCCGGGACCACGATGGCCATGTCAGCAG GTACCCTGCTGACGGCCCACTCCCCGACTCCCGTCGCCCCCCACCCAGTCACCGTGCCCACGTACCGGGGTCCAGGAACGCCCACCTACAGCTACGTGCCTCCGCAGTGGTGA
- the FAM168B gene encoding myelin-associated neurite-outgrowth inhibitor isoform X1 — MKNGEAADCGSCNPVPGVMNPVYSPGSSGLPYASAKGVGYPAGFPMGYAAAAPAYSPSVYPGASPAFQTGYAPGTPYKVSCSPTSGAVPPYSSSPAPYQTAVYPVRSAYPQQSPYAQQGTFYTQPLYAAPPHVIHHTTVVQPNGMPATVYPAPIPPPRGSGVAMGMVAGTTMAMSAGTLLTAHSPTPVAPHPVTVPTYRGPGTPTYSYVPPQW, encoded by the exons ATGAAAAACGGGGAAGCAGCGGATTGTGGTTCCTGTAACCCAG TTCCGGGAGTCATGAATCCTGTGTACAGCCCTGGCTCCTCCGGGCTTCCCTATGCCAGCGCTAAAGGAGTCGGCTACCCAG CCGGCTTCCCCATGGGCTACGCAGCGGCGGCTCCTGCCTACTCCCCCAGCGTGTACCCCGGGGCGAGCCCGGCCTTCCAGACAG GCTACGCCCCTGGCACGCCGTACAAAGTGTCCTGCTCCCCCACCAGCGGGGCGGTGCCGCCCTactcctcctcccccgccccctacCAGACGGCGGTGTACCCCGTGCGGAGCGCCTACCCCCAGCAGAGCCCCTATGCACAG CAGGGCACCTTCTACACCCAGCCCCTGTACGCGGCGCCCCCGCACGTCATCCACCACACCACCGTGGTGCAGCCCAACGGCATGCCAGCGACCGTGTACCCTGCGCCCATCCCTCCTCCGCGAGGCAGCGGGGTCGCCATGGGCATGGTGGCCGGGACCACGATGGCCATGTCAGCAG GTACCCTGCTGACGGCCCACTCCCCGACTCCCGTCGCCCCCCACCCAGTCACCGTGCCCACGTACCGGGGTCCAGGAACGCCCACCTACAGCTACGTGCCTCCGCAGTGGTGA
- the PLEKHB2 gene encoding pleckstrin homology domain-containing family B member 2 produces the protein MAFVKSGWLLRQSTILKRWKRNWFDLWSDGHLVYYGDQTRQSMEDKVHLPVDCINLRVGLQCRDVQPPDGRPRDCMLQVVCRDGRTVSLCAESPDDCLAWQFTLQDCRTNTAYVGSEAVYDGPAVGAPPPPPPPYTAYPAPDPEAYGYCPYGAAYAPPGAQVVYAADGQAYAVPCQYPYAGLCGPQPTRHIIVRERHPGGDGDLALGMLAGAATGMALGSLFWVF, from the exons ATGGCGTTCGTGAAGAGCGGGTGGCTGCTGCGGCAGA GCACCATACTGAAGCGCTGGAAGAGGAACTGGTTCGACCTCTGGTCCGACGGCCACCTGGTCTACTACGGCGACCAGACCCGGCAGAGCATGGAGGACAAGGTGCACCTGCCGGTGGACTGCATCAACCTCCGCGTGGGGCTCCAGTGCCGCG ACGTGCAGCCGCCCGACGGGAGGCCCCGAGACTGCATGCTGCAGGTGGTTTGCCGGGACGGGAGGACCGTCAGCCTCTGTGCGGAAAGCCCGGACGACTGCCT ggcctggcagtTCACACTCCAGGACTGCAGGACAAACACG GCTTACGTCGGCTCGGAAGCCGTCTACGACGGCCCCGCGGTGGGCgccccgcctccgcctccgcctccgtaCACGGCCTACCCGGCTCCGGACCCCGAG GCCTACGGCTACTGCCCCTACGGGGCTGCGTACGCGCCGCCGGGCGCGCAGGTCGTCTACGCCGCCGATGGGCAGGCCTACGCGGTGCCCTGCCAGTACCCCTACGCAG ggctctGCGGGCCGCAGCCCACCCGCCACATCATCGTCCGGGAGCGGCACCCCGGCGGCGACGGCGACCTGGCGCTGGGCATGCTGGCCGGGGCTGCCACGGGCATGGCCCTCGGGTCCCTGTTCTGGGTCTTCTAG